Proteins found in one Nostoc sp. NIES-3756 genomic segment:
- a CDS encoding sensor histidine kinase, whose protein sequence is MLIPNSPINSGFILIVDDNPTNLSVLAQILNQADLSIRIATDGESALELLAEDHELPALIILDVQMPGIDGFETCYRLKSNPITYDIPVIFMTAASDVTSKVKGLSLGAVDYITKPFESEEVLARVRIHLQIQQLTKKQQQWNQELEQKLAEHINVLQKTQVQLVQQEKFAAMGQLIAGVAHEINNPITCIVNNIPPAYEYVKNLIAVIQLYQQYYSQPVPEIQTALEELDIEFASDDLFKLLNSMKLSSERIQDISVSLRNFYRSDISTKIAVNLHECLDSTLLILRHRLKALGDRPAIEVLKEYGELPKIYCYPGLLNQVFMNLIANAIDAVEEVQHPQIRIFTQVIGSQVLITIADNGVGMTEEMTHKLFQPLFTTKPFGKGTGLGLSIARQIIDEKHHGQLKVSSEYGKGSEFIIFLPLS, encoded by the coding sequence ATGCTGATACCAAACTCACCAATAAATTCAGGTTTCATTTTAATTGTTGATGACAATCCAACTAATCTTTCGGTACTAGCACAAATTCTTAATCAGGCTGATTTGTCAATTCGGATAGCTACAGATGGTGAAAGTGCTTTAGAGTTATTGGCAGAAGATCATGAACTTCCAGCACTCATCATTCTTGATGTACAAATGCCCGGGATTGATGGATTTGAAACTTGTTATAGGCTCAAATCTAACCCTATAACTTATGATATTCCTGTAATTTTTATGACTGCAGCTTCTGATGTTACTAGCAAAGTCAAGGGCTTATCTTTAGGTGCTGTAGATTATATTACTAAACCATTTGAATCTGAAGAAGTCTTAGCTAGAGTCCGCATTCATTTACAAATTCAGCAGTTAACTAAAAAACAACAACAATGGAATCAAGAGTTAGAGCAAAAATTAGCTGAACACATCAATGTTTTACAAAAAACACAAGTACAACTTGTACAACAAGAAAAGTTTGCAGCTATGGGGCAATTAATTGCCGGCGTAGCTCATGAGATTAATAACCCTATTACTTGTATAGTTAATAATATTCCTCCTGCTTATGAATATGTGAAAAATTTAATAGCAGTTATCCAACTTTATCAACAATATTATTCTCAACCAGTACCAGAGATTCAAACTGCTTTAGAAGAACTTGATATTGAGTTTGCTTCTGATGATTTATTTAAACTCTTGAATTCTATGAAGCTTAGTTCTGAACGAATCCAAGATATATCTGTTTCACTACGTAATTTTTATCGCAGCGATATTTCGACAAAAATTGCTGTCAATTTGCATGAATGCTTAGATAGTACTCTTTTGATTTTACGCCATCGTTTAAAAGCTTTAGGCGATCGCCCCGCTATTGAGGTACTTAAAGAATATGGTGAACTACCCAAAATATATTGTTATCCGGGTTTATTAAATCAAGTATTTATGAATCTCATCGCTAATGCCATTGATGCAGTAGAAGAAGTACAACACCCTCAAATCCGCATTTTTACACAAGTTATAGGTTCTCAAGTATTAATTACCATTGCTGACAACGGTGTTGGTATGACTGAAGAAATGACACATAAATTATTTCAACCATTATTCACTACTAAGCCTTTTGGTAAAGGAACAGGGCTAGGCTTGTCAATTGCACGTCAAATTATTGACGAAAAACATCATGGGCAATTAAAAGTATCTTCAGAATATGGTAAAGGCAGCGAATTTATTATTTTTCTTCCTCTTTCTTAA
- a CDS encoding type II toxin-antitoxin system HicB family antitoxin, with the protein MRYTIVIEKGETSYGAYVPDLPGCVAVGETLEEVKELIAEAIEFHIEGMLEDSLPIPQPTSIAYEVDVLMYI; encoded by the coding sequence ATGCGTTACACAATTGTAATTGAAAAGGGTGAAACTAGTTATGGTGCTTATGTCCCTGATTTACCGGGTTGTGTAGCTGTAGGTGAAACCTTAGAAGAAGTTAAAGAACTTATTGCTGAAGCTATTGAGTTTCATATAGAAGGAATGTTAGAAGATAGTTTGCCTATTCCTCAGCCTACAAGTATTGCTTATGAAGTTGATGTATTGATGTACATATAA
- a CDS encoding thylakoid membrane photosystem I accumulation factor: MSIIEFSFLHKRIADWRRLVSKCLLLLMFLLMLGMQPAFAGINDDIYDGNMFVVYAGNGSLVPSKFTLAQSLAEHKPIVLAFYLDDSKDCKQYAIVISRIQEFYGRAAEIIPISVDTFLSKKSYEPTEPGYYYSGGVPQIVVFNQSGEVVFNKKGQVPYEEIDDKLREVFDLLPRTESVQLKRRSFNEFSSELAK; encoded by the coding sequence ATGAGTATCATTGAGTTTTCTTTTTTACATAAACGCATTGCTGACTGGCGACGGTTGGTTTCTAAATGCCTGTTATTGCTTATGTTTCTGTTAATGCTAGGGATGCAGCCAGCGTTTGCAGGTATAAACGATGATATTTATGACGGCAATATGTTCGTGGTTTATGCTGGTAATGGGTCATTAGTACCATCCAAATTTACCTTAGCCCAATCCTTAGCGGAACATAAACCCATAGTTTTGGCTTTCTATTTAGATGACAGCAAAGATTGTAAGCAATATGCGATCGTGATTTCGCGGATACAAGAATTTTACGGTAGAGCCGCCGAGATTATCCCTATTAGTGTTGATACTTTCCTCTCTAAAAAGTCTTATGAACCCACCGAACCAGGATATTACTATTCTGGGGGTGTGCCTCAGATTGTAGTGTTTAATCAGTCTGGTGAGGTAGTTTTTAATAAGAAAGGTCAAGTACCTTATGAGGAAATCGACGATAAACTGCGGGAAGTGTTTGATTTATTGCCTCGTACTGAATCAGTACAATTAAAAAGGCGATCGTTCAATGAGTTTAGTAGTGAGTTAGCCAAGTAA